A single Pseudomonas putida DNA region contains:
- a CDS encoding nuclear transport factor 2 family protein, whose product MQPETIAQHILHLESERCRALVQRDVQALAALMDDRLVHVHATGKVDDKAQYLAMVSGHIDFLSVERADMRVRVHGDTAIASGRLEQAIVLRESGEQRLMRAYATQVWIRSEGAWRQCAFHATNT is encoded by the coding sequence ATGCAGCCTGAAACGATCGCGCAGCACATCCTGCACCTGGAGAGTGAGCGCTGCCGCGCGCTGGTGCAGCGTGATGTACAAGCCCTGGCGGCGTTGATGGACGATCGCCTGGTGCACGTCCATGCCACCGGCAAGGTCGACGACAAGGCACAGTACCTGGCAATGGTCTCCGGGCACATCGACTTTCTCAGCGTCGAGCGCGCGGACATGCGTGTGCGTGTGCACGGCGACACGGCCATCGCCAGTGGCCGCCTGGAGCAGGCCATCGTCTTGCGCGAGAGCGGCGAGCAGCGGCTGATGAGAGCCTACGCCACCCAGGTATGGATTCGCAGCGAGGGCGCTTGGCGCCAGTGTGCTTTCCACGCCACCAACACCTGA
- a CDS encoding alpha/beta hydrolase produces the protein MCKQEYVFRGLGVSLSGRGRVPEIESVEPLPLIVAIHGGTYSSRYFDVPGHSLLDRAQAQGLPIFAIDRPGYGISAAYAENAPSILDNAEILDSAIQDLWHNYPHNASGIVLIGHSIGAAISIAIAARQPSWPLLGIALSGVGLDPVPASKDKWNSVPAQQALVSVPPQAMDGFFFGPQATYDHTIMPQASHAACAPAPRSELVDIGMQWPRQVGRLAAQVKVPVHYRQPEFEQLWPVDEATVQRFAQAFVNCPAMDAALFRDAGHCIDFHRMGEAFQFQQLAFARRCAASA, from the coding sequence ATGTGCAAACAGGAATACGTTTTCCGCGGCCTGGGCGTCTCGCTGTCGGGGCGCGGCCGCGTGCCCGAAATCGAGAGCGTGGAGCCGCTGCCACTGATTGTGGCCATCCATGGCGGCACCTACAGCTCCCGTTACTTCGACGTGCCGGGCCATTCGTTGCTGGACCGGGCACAGGCACAAGGGCTACCCATCTTTGCCATCGACCGCCCGGGTTACGGCATCAGCGCAGCCTACGCCGAGAACGCACCAAGCATCCTCGACAACGCAGAGATCCTCGACTCCGCCATCCAGGACCTTTGGCACAACTACCCACACAACGCCAGCGGTATCGTCCTGATCGGCCATTCCATCGGCGCGGCCATCAGCATCGCCATTGCTGCGCGCCAGCCTTCCTGGCCGCTGCTGGGCATCGCGCTTTCTGGCGTCGGGCTCGACCCGGTACCCGCCTCCAAAGACAAGTGGAACAGTGTGCCTGCGCAACAAGCTCTGGTCAGTGTGCCGCCCCAGGCAATGGATGGCTTTTTCTTCGGGCCGCAGGCCACCTACGACCATACCATCATGCCCCAGGCCAGCCATGCCGCGTGCGCCCCTGCCCCGCGCAGTGAGCTTGTGGACATCGGCATGCAGTGGCCCAGGCAGGTCGGGCGCCTCGCAGCGCAGGTGAAGGTGCCCGTGCATTATCGGCAACCGGAGTTCGAGCAGTTGTGGCCCGTCGATGAAGCTACTGTGCAGCGTTTTGCCCAAGCCTTTGTCAATTGCCCGGCCATGGACGCCGCCCTGTTCCGGGACGCCGGCCATTGCATCGACTTTCACCGCATGGGCGAAGCGTTCCAGTTCCAGCAACTGGCTTTTGCCAGGCGCTGCGCCGCCAGCGCCTGA
- a CDS encoding VOC family protein, giving the protein MSVSPTRSAVIAEGERVVPMKMAHLVFRCADRKAMVDWYRKLFQAELVFEDEILTFITYDDEHHRLAFFNMPHLPPKCDEVTGVHHIAYSYAHIDDLLRTYLRLKEEGIRPYWCINHGPTTSLYFRDPEGNDIELQVDNFSEAADAAAFFHSDTFANDPIGLEFDPDAMVELWLGGASETELCRLGTAGTGTRTLLG; this is encoded by the coding sequence ATGAGCGTTTCCCCAACCCGCAGCGCGGTGATCGCCGAAGGCGAGCGCGTGGTGCCGATGAAAATGGCGCACCTGGTGTTCCGCTGTGCCGACCGCAAGGCAATGGTCGACTGGTACCGCAAGCTGTTTCAGGCCGAACTGGTGTTCGAGGACGAGATCCTCACCTTCATTACCTACGACGACGAACACCATCGCCTGGCCTTCTTCAACATGCCGCACTTGCCACCCAAGTGCGACGAGGTGACCGGGGTGCACCACATCGCCTACAGCTACGCGCATATCGACGACTTGTTACGCACGTACCTGCGCCTGAAGGAGGAGGGTATCAGACCCTACTGGTGCATCAATCACGGCCCCACTACCTCGCTGTACTTCCGCGACCCGGAAGGCAATGACATCGAGCTGCAAGTGGACAACTTCAGCGAGGCCGCCGACGCCGCAGCGTTCTTCCATAGCGACACCTTCGCCAATGACCCCATTGGCCTGGAGTTCGACCCCGATGCCATGGTCGAGCTATGGCTTGGCGGTGCCAGCGAAACCGAATTGTGCCGCCTGGGTACCGCCGGTACCGGTACCCGTACCCTGCTTGGATGA
- a CDS encoding nuclear transport factor 2 family protein, which translates to MNSYLHDRLQITDLITGWIHRDLGQWEQLATLFHPDGVIEITWYEGPFTGFIEGSRRMGASDLRTKHLIGTPVVQINGDRAIVETNAVIVAENVRLDLGCSVHNRFYDLAEKRDGQWKLLKRQSIYDMGGFTFPCGPVAIDAQVLARYPREYAPLAYLLEKSGFPLNRTFATRGSKLESAIRENAQAWLAD; encoded by the coding sequence ATGAACAGCTACCTGCACGACCGCCTACAGATTACCGACCTCATCACCGGCTGGATCCACCGGGACCTCGGCCAATGGGAGCAACTGGCCACGCTGTTCCACCCCGACGGCGTGATCGAAATCACCTGGTACGAAGGCCCGTTCACAGGGTTCATCGAGGGCTCCCGGCGCATGGGCGCCTCCGACCTGCGCACCAAGCACCTGATCGGTACGCCCGTGGTACAGATCAACGGCGACCGTGCCATCGTCGAGACCAATGCGGTGATCGTCGCCGAAAATGTGCGCCTGGACCTGGGCTGCAGCGTACACAACCGCTTTTATGACCTCGCCGAAAAGCGCGATGGCCAGTGGAAACTGCTCAAACGCCAGAGCATCTATGACATGGGCGGATTCACCTTCCCCTGCGGGCCGGTGGCCATCGATGCGCAGGTGCTGGCGCGCTACCCGCGCGAGTATGCGCCCTTGGCCTACCTGCTGGAGAAAAGCGGTTTCCCGCTGAACCGCACATTCGCCACCCGCGGTAGCAAGCTGGAAAGCGCCATTCGCGAGAACGCACAGGCCTGGCTCGCCGACTGA
- a CDS encoding outer membrane beta-barrel protein, with protein sequence MNNIRVKALGAVLAAFAIIDCHAEPVDEPAEGTMFRSLFGDSLQRDYGISTSFLLDIGYSRNNRSTQDERRDGLSNLPISGFSDEGFELGSLHLFVDKPLKANLIPRITPLPGPAPDTADFGFTFETLYGRNAQFSRAFGWDMHWGVNSPGDDDTEKARRDRQNFVSTPNLAATAYLPYGPGFTLMAGIFGPAFGYEIPPNIRLARNPFASRTYAFVSNLVTVSGVMISSRLVDSPHGLLGVELGVAQGWSNLRDNNDDKALFGALRWRTADMQTWVDYEFMVGNQENHSVKDVQAPTSRLISPDGQLRQQHSLNGWHRFDERWSMGAELVYGRQDGDGKPSTVDIVTGPGFDGAHWWGANAVLTYQVRPDLSFSVRGEHFSDPDGFTLFPTTTARGDFNAITTGFRYDVSTHLSLRPELRYDWFDAREHDRPFGNGRDRTQLTAMVEALLYF encoded by the coding sequence ATGAATAACATCCGGGTGAAAGCGCTGGGTGCGGTGCTGGCCGCCTTTGCGATTATCGATTGCCATGCCGAGCCGGTCGACGAGCCCGCCGAGGGCACCATGTTCCGCAGCCTGTTTGGCGACAGCCTGCAACGCGACTACGGTATCAGCACCTCTTTCCTGCTCGACATCGGCTATTCGCGAAACAACCGCTCAACCCAGGATGAGCGCCGCGACGGGCTGAGCAACCTGCCCATTAGTGGTTTCTCTGATGAGGGCTTCGAGTTGGGCAGCCTGCATCTGTTCGTCGACAAGCCGCTCAAGGCCAACCTCATTCCGCGCATCACCCCCTTGCCCGGCCCCGCACCGGACACGGCGGATTTCGGTTTCACTTTCGAGACCTTGTACGGGCGCAACGCGCAGTTTTCCAGGGCCTTTGGCTGGGACATGCATTGGGGTGTCAATTCGCCAGGTGACGATGACACTGAAAAAGCCCGGCGGGACAGGCAGAACTTCGTTTCCACGCCCAACCTTGCCGCCACCGCCTATCTGCCGTACGGACCCGGGTTCACGCTGATGGCGGGTATCTTCGGCCCGGCTTTCGGCTACGAGATCCCGCCAAATATTCGCCTGGCCCGCAACCCCTTCGCCAGCCGTACCTACGCCTTCGTCAGCAACCTGGTGACTGTCAGCGGCGTCATGATCAGCAGCCGGCTGGTTGACAGCCCGCATGGGCTGTTGGGGGTGGAACTGGGCGTGGCCCAAGGCTGGAGCAACCTGCGTGACAACAATGACGACAAAGCGCTGTTCGGCGCACTGCGCTGGCGCACGGCGGACATGCAGACCTGGGTCGACTATGAGTTCATGGTCGGCAACCAGGAGAACCACAGCGTCAAGGACGTGCAAGCGCCGACATCACGGCTGATCTCCCCGGACGGCCAGCTCAGGCAACAGCATTCGCTGAACGGCTGGCACCGCTTTGACGAGCGCTGGTCGATGGGCGCGGAACTGGTTTACGGCCGCCAGGATGGCGATGGCAAACCGAGCACCGTCGACATCGTCACCGGGCCAGGCTTCGACGGTGCGCATTGGTGGGGCGCCAATGCGGTGCTTACCTATCAGGTGCGGCCGGACTTGTCCTTCTCGGTGCGCGGCGAGCACTTCAGCGACCCGGACGGCTTCACGCTGTTCCCCACAACCACTGCGCGCGGGGACTTCAATGCAATCACCACGGGTTTTCGCTACGACGTCAGCACGCACCTCTCGCTACGCCCAGAATTGCGCTATGACTGGTTCGATGCCCGCGAACATGACCGCCCATTCGGCAATGGACGAGACCGCACGCAGCTGACTGCGATGGTGGAAGCGTTGCTGTATTTCTGA
- a CDS encoding IclR family transcriptional regulator, whose protein sequence is MSVEKEKAAEELRSGGIQVIARASAIMRALGAQPQGLSLAAIAQAVGLPRSTVQRIIAALEVEKLVEALPGSGYRLGPALGELIHQAHGDIISIARQSLEELGEALGETVVLSCIRGQQTHAIFRVIGENELRVVIPLGRSMPMHATADGKVLLSTLTDDSIVQWLTPAPQKLTANTLELPALLEQITKIRGTGIALDNEEHTPGVSAISVLLPTLMGPHAVSVVAPTARFVTRKDEFRQALEAVRDAIGQSRA, encoded by the coding sequence ATGAGCGTTGAGAAAGAAAAGGCAGCAGAAGAGCTGCGCAGTGGTGGCATTCAGGTCATTGCCCGGGCCAGCGCCATCATGCGTGCCCTGGGCGCGCAACCGCAGGGCTTGAGCCTGGCGGCCATCGCCCAGGCCGTCGGCCTGCCACGCTCTACCGTGCAACGCATCATTGCTGCGCTGGAGGTGGAGAAGCTGGTGGAGGCCCTGCCCGGCAGCGGCTATCGCCTGGGGCCGGCCTTGGGCGAGCTGATTCATCAGGCCCATGGCGACATCATTTCCATCGCCAGGCAGTCACTGGAAGAACTTGGCGAAGCGCTTGGCGAGACCGTGGTGCTGTCGTGCATCCGTGGCCAGCAGACCCACGCGATCTTCCGGGTGATTGGTGAAAACGAGCTGCGGGTGGTGATTCCGCTGGGCCGCTCGATGCCCATGCACGCCACGGCGGATGGCAAGGTGTTGCTGTCGACCTTGACGGACGACAGCATCGTGCAGTGGCTGACACCCGCGCCACAAAAACTTACCGCCAATACCCTGGAGCTGCCTGCGTTGCTTGAACAGATCACGAAGATCCGCGGCACAGGCATCGCCCTGGACAACGAGGAGCATACCCCTGGCGTCAGCGCCATCAGCGTTCTGCTTCCGACACTGATGGGGCCTCATGCGGTGTCGGTGGTCGCGCCTACCGCACGCTTCGTCACCCGCAAGGACGAATTCCGCCAGGCCCTTGAAGCCGTGCGCGACGCCATTGGCCAGTCGCGCGCCTAA
- a CDS encoding fumarylacetoacetate hydrolase family protein, translating into MKLCTFKTPGGLQGVGIVVEGGVVRIADHLSAAPREMVGLIAEWQLWQEPLRRLAQLQPADFALDEVTLMAPVPQPGKILGIGLNYADHVAESGMATPADQLWFAKMNTSANGPYAAIDLPLVSAQLDYEAEMVFVIGKRCRHVSREQAPEVIFGYCVGNDVSVRDWQLRTSQFVLGKAFDGHAPFGPWLVTPDEVGNPHELGIRCFVNGEQRQGSNTRELIFDCYQQVEHLSKVMTLEPGDVIYTGTPGGVGIGFKPPRWLREGDRVRVEIDGLGSIENVVRAEQPGGDGHAA; encoded by the coding sequence ATGAAACTGTGCACGTTCAAGACGCCTGGCGGCCTGCAGGGTGTCGGTATCGTCGTGGAGGGGGGCGTGGTCCGCATCGCCGATCACCTGTCCGCCGCACCGCGTGAAATGGTCGGGTTGATCGCCGAGTGGCAGCTCTGGCAAGAGCCGCTGCGGCGCCTGGCGCAGCTCCAGCCTGCGGACTTTGCGCTGGACGAAGTGACGCTCATGGCGCCAGTGCCGCAGCCGGGGAAAATCCTCGGTATCGGCTTGAACTATGCCGACCATGTCGCCGAGTCCGGCATGGCCACACCGGCTGACCAACTGTGGTTCGCCAAGATGAACACGTCAGCCAACGGGCCCTATGCCGCCATCGACCTGCCGCTGGTGTCGGCGCAGTTGGACTACGAGGCGGAAATGGTATTCGTGATCGGCAAACGCTGCCGTCACGTCAGCCGCGAACAGGCCCCAGAAGTGATCTTCGGTTATTGCGTGGGTAACGACGTGAGCGTGCGCGACTGGCAATTGCGCACTTCGCAATTCGTGCTGGGCAAAGCCTTTGACGGGCACGCGCCTTTTGGGCCGTGGCTGGTCACCCCGGACGAAGTGGGCAACCCCCATGAGCTTGGCATCCGCTGCTTCGTCAACGGTGAGCAGCGCCAGGGCTCCAATACCCGTGAACTGATCTTCGATTGTTACCAGCAAGTCGAACACCTTTCAAAAGTGATGACCCTCGAGCCGGGCGACGTGATCTACACCGGCACGCCGGGTGGGGTTGGCATTGGTTTCAAGCCACCGCGCTGGTTGCGCGAGGGTGATCGGGTAAGGGTGGAGATCGACGGTCTGGGGAGCATCGAAAACGTCGTCCGAGCAGAGCAACCGGGGGGCGATGGCCATGCAGCCTGA
- a CDS encoding LysR substrate-binding domain-containing protein: MELRHLRYFLAVAEEAHFGRAAKRLHIVQSALSMQIRALEEELGGPLFVRTSRRVELTEAGTLFCAEAQRTLAQAAHAQQTVQRAMRGEMGTVRIGFAGNAVFSGRLMVAVRAFHAAYPQAELVLRELAPQQQVEAIQAGELDVGYAPSHGGQIVDALLCFERIGTWPLLVAMPDSHPLVDANPLQVSMLGEASLIVYAAHGADENMLRGLRQALGREPKVHRTGSTLSLLALVAAGLGVALVPEPLLQVNIPGVAYRQLDGIEQQADLLLVSRNDEVNGAVRAFLQVARQAQA; encoded by the coding sequence ATGGAGCTGCGTCACCTGCGTTATTTCTTGGCCGTGGCTGAAGAGGCGCATTTTGGCCGTGCGGCCAAGCGCCTGCATATCGTGCAGTCGGCGTTGAGCATGCAGATACGGGCACTGGAGGAGGAACTCGGTGGCCCGCTGTTCGTGCGCACCAGCCGCCGGGTCGAGTTGACGGAGGCCGGCACGCTGTTTTGCGCAGAAGCGCAGCGCACCCTGGCGCAGGCTGCGCATGCCCAGCAGACGGTACAGCGGGCCATGCGCGGCGAGATGGGTACGGTGCGCATCGGCTTTGCCGGTAATGCGGTTTTCAGCGGGCGGCTGATGGTCGCCGTGCGAGCGTTTCATGCGGCCTATCCGCAGGCCGAACTGGTGCTGCGTGAACTGGCGCCGCAGCAGCAGGTTGAAGCGATTCAGGCCGGGGAGCTGGATGTCGGTTACGCCCCCAGCCATGGCGGCCAGATCGTTGACGCTTTGCTGTGCTTCGAGCGAATCGGGACCTGGCCGTTGCTGGTGGCGATGCCCGACAGCCATCCTCTGGTCGACGCCAACCCTCTGCAGGTTTCCATGCTGGGTGAAGCGTCACTGATCGTGTATGCCGCCCATGGCGCCGACGAGAACATGCTGCGTGGCTTGCGCCAGGCACTTGGGCGCGAGCCCAAGGTGCACCGCACCGGCAGCACCCTCAGCCTGCTGGCGCTGGTGGCCGCCGGCCTGGGTGTGGCGCTGGTGCCGGAACCGCTGCTGCAGGTGAACATACCGGGCGTCGCTTATCGCCAGCTCGACGGCATCGAGCAGCAAGCAGACCTGCTGCTGGTCAGTCGCAATGACGAGGTGAACGGTGCCGTGCGAGCATTTTTGCAGGTGGCACGCCAAGCGCAGGCTTAG